In Eschrichtius robustus isolate mEscRob2 chromosome 11, mEscRob2.pri, whole genome shotgun sequence, the following proteins share a genomic window:
- the LOC137772203 gene encoding LOW QUALITY PROTEIN: olfactory receptor 2AT4-like (The sequence of the model RefSeq protein was modified relative to this genomic sequence to represent the inferred CDS: inserted 4 bases in 3 codons) produces the protein MEATTCNGSVGXSPVFYLVGIPSLPESLFLLVFFIFLLFYLLMLMGNILILVSVVAEPSLHKPMYFFLINLSALDILFTTTTVPKMLSLFLFGDHFLSFTSCLLQMYLLQSLTCSEAFILVVMAYDHYVAICRPLHYPVLMTPQTNAALVASAWLTALLLPIPAVVKTSQMAYDNTARIYHCXCDHLAIVQASCSDTVPRPLXFCIAMVVSFLPLLLVLLSCAHILASVLHISSQEGRSKAFSTCSSHLLMVGTYYSPIAIAYVAYRADLPLDFHIMGNVAYVILTPILNPLVYTLRNKDVKAAITKITCLKSQSGIGALDL, from the exons CAGAATCCCTCTTCCtccttgtgttttttatttttctcctcttctatcTTCTCATGCTCATGGGTAACATCCTGATCCTGGTGTCTGTGGTGGCAGAGCCCAGCCTCCACAAACCCATGTACTTCTTCCTGATCAACCTCTCAGCCCTGGACATCCTCTTCACCACAACCACTGTCCCCAAGATGCTGTCCCTATTCTTGTTTGGGGACCACTTCCTCAGCTTTACTTCCTGCTTATTGCAGATGTACCTCTTGCAAAGCTTGACATGCTCTGAAGCCTTCATCCTGGTGGTCATGGCCTATGACCACTATGTGGCTATCTGCCGCCCACTGCACTACCCTGTCCTCATGACCCCACAGACCAATGCTGCACTGGTAGCCAGTGCCTGGCTCACTGCCCTCCTTCTGCCCATCCCAGCAGTTGTGAAGACCTCCCAGATGGCATATGACAACACTGCTCGCATCTACCACT TCTGTGATCATCTGGCTATAGTTCAGGCCTCCTGCTCTGACACCGTGCCCAGACCCTT TTTCTGCATTGCCATGGTGGTATCCTTCCTGCCCCTTCTCCTGGTGCTTCTCTCCTGTGCCCACATCCTGGCCTCAGTGCTTCACATCAGCTCCCAAGAGGGACGCTCAAAAGCCTTTTCCACATGCAGTTCTCACCTCCTAATGGTTGGCACCTACTACTCACCCATTGCCATAGCCTATGTGGCCTATAGAGCTGACCTGCCCCTCGACTTCCACATCATGGGCAATGTAGCGTATGTTATTCTCACACCAATCCTCAATCCCCTCGTTTACACTCTAAGAAACAAGGATGTCAAGGCAGCCATTACCAAAATCACATGTCTCAAGAGCCAGTCTGGGATAGGAGCCCTTGACCTTTAG